One stretch of Stanieria cyanosphaera PCC 7437 DNA includes these proteins:
- a CDS encoding HPP family protein, with product MLLKNNTVRQKSYRKNTNQSALRRWKRKFYILQQSRRHQPKFSWQHILLSYVGSFIGIAVLAYLSVYSSYPLIAAPFGATAVLVFGVPDSPLAQPRNVIGGNLIAALTCVILVHLFGTGPWVMALAVATTIKLMQLTRTVHPPSGAVALIGVLSNVDWRFIFTPALGGSIIIVLVTVIFNNLVEGRPYPRHWL from the coding sequence ATGCTGTTAAAAAATAATACCGTAAGACAAAAATCATATCGAAAAAACACTAATCAGAGTGCTTTAAGACGTTGGAAGCGCAAATTTTATATTTTGCAACAGAGTCGAAGACACCAACCTAAGTTTTCCTGGCAACATATTTTGCTTTCTTATGTTGGTAGTTTTATCGGCATTGCAGTTTTAGCTTATCTTTCGGTTTATAGTTCTTATCCCTTAATTGCTGCGCCTTTTGGCGCAACTGCGGTCTTAGTTTTTGGTGTTCCCGATAGTCCTCTAGCTCAACCACGTAATGTTATTGGAGGTAATTTAATCGCTGCATTGACGTGCGTAATTTTAGTACATTTATTTGGTACAGGTCCTTGGGTTATGGCTCTAGCGGTAGCTACTACTATTAAATTAATGCAATTAACTAGGACAGTTCATCCACCATCAGGAGCAGTCGCTTTAATCGGAGTTTTGAGTAATGTAGATTGGCGCTTTATTTTTACTCCAGCCTTGGGAGGGTCAATTATTATCGTTTTAGTTACTGTAATTTTTAATAATTTAGTTGAGGGTAGACCTTATCCCAGACACTGGCTGTAA
- a CDS encoding SDR family oxidoreductase, which produces MTQFDAFADFRMNNHHVIITGGAQNIGAGIAKTLASAGANVMIADLQGDKAKKTAANIEGETSSHCRGMACDVTNSEDINAVVAATVEAFGGISTLINNVGWGARHDDPTAISDQAFIDSYKLNTISAYRMSMACLPHLLKAENPSITNSGSFSSAVPAYDILAYGTSKAALNQMMISIAHMLAQKVRVNSILIGTVMTAGYSDAGIDPTVQEKLLHPDNLTGRTGKPRDIANAMLWLCSPAGSWVSGQIIKVHGGGSVVRLFDS; this is translated from the coding sequence ATGACTCAATTTGATGCTTTTGCAGATTTCCGCATGAATAACCATCATGTCATTATTACGGGTGGCGCACAGAATATCGGTGCAGGAATAGCCAAGACGCTTGCCAGTGCTGGAGCGAACGTGATGATTGCCGATCTCCAAGGCGATAAAGCCAAGAAAACGGCAGCAAATATCGAAGGAGAAACAAGTAGTCATTGCCGTGGCATGGCTTGCGACGTGACGAACTCCGAGGACATAAACGCGGTGGTGGCTGCAACTGTAGAGGCGTTCGGCGGAATATCGACGCTAATCAATAATGTGGGTTGGGGCGCACGCCATGACGATCCCACAGCGATTTCCGACCAAGCGTTTATTGATTCCTACAAGCTCAACACAATCAGCGCCTACCGCATGTCTATGGCGTGCCTACCTCACTTACTCAAGGCAGAGAATCCCAGTATTACCAATTCTGGGTCATTTTCATCAGCCGTGCCTGCTTATGACATCCTGGCTTATGGCACATCTAAGGCAGCCCTAAACCAGATGATGATTTCGATCGCACACATGCTGGCTCAAAAGGTTCGCGTGAACTCTATCCTCATTGGCACTGTAATGACGGCTGGCTATAGTGATGCTGGGATCGATCCTACCGTGCAGGAAAAGTTATTGCATCCCGACAATCTCACTGGTAGAACAGGTAAACCTAGAGATATTGCTAACGCGATGCTTTGGTTATGTTCGCCAGCGGGTAGTTGGGTTAGCGGTCAGATAATCAAAGTTCACGGCGGTGGCTCTGTCGTCCGCCTCTTCGACAGTTGA
- a CDS encoding globin domain-containing protein, translating into MTITTPNNSFNATLQDLIEYPANGINSTVLLKDNNSQYSLFCLAAGTNIDEHTSTRNAVITVIEGSGNLNLEGKDIALTPGVFIFMPANAPHAVQAKENLAFTLALSEHLPAKKGVSQKTIDIVKSTAPVIKQHGKTITTRMYEIMFDTHPEVKSQFDMAAQANGTQHAKLATAVYSYATHIDDLESLKAMVDKIAHRHVATHVLPEQYPIVGECLLKAIKDVLGDAATEEVMTAWAEAYQALAGVFINREQQIYQNAS; encoded by the coding sequence ATGACAATTACAACACCTAACAATTCTTTTAACGCTACATTACAGGATTTAATTGAATATCCCGCCAATGGTATTAATAGTACAGTTCTACTCAAAGACAACAATAGCCAATACAGCTTATTCTGTTTGGCAGCAGGTACAAATATCGACGAACATACTTCTACTCGTAATGCGGTCATAACTGTAATTGAAGGTTCGGGAAATCTCAATTTAGAAGGAAAAGATATTGCTTTGACTCCAGGAGTATTTATTTTTATGCCAGCGAATGCACCCCATGCGGTACAAGCAAAAGAAAACTTGGCATTTACCCTAGCTTTATCCGAACATTTACCAGCTAAAAAGGGAGTTAGCCAAAAAACCATCGATATTGTTAAATCTACCGCCCCTGTAATTAAACAACACGGTAAAACCATTACTACTCGGATGTATGAAATTATGTTTGACACCCATCCAGAGGTAAAATCACAGTTTGATATGGCTGCACAGGCTAACGGTACTCAACATGCTAAACTTGCTACTGCTGTTTATAGTTACGCTACCCATATCGACGATCTAGAATCTCTGAAAGCAATGGTAGATAAGATCGCCCATCGTCATGTAGCAACCCATGTTTTACCAGAGCAATATCCTATTGTAGGGGAATGTTTGTTGAAAGCAATTAAAGATGTGTTGGGAGATGCAGCAACCGAAGAAGTAATGACAGCTTGGGCTGAAGCCTATCAAGCTTTAGCTGGGGTGTTTATTAATCGAGAACAACAAATCTATCAAAATGCTTCTTAA
- a CDS encoding SAM-dependent methyltransferase — protein sequence MITTLNFATAPGHQVLAAAGKKILRPGGKAATEQLFTWANFQSGETVLELAASFGESAIEIAKRFNVRVVGIEKNPDSVAKAKENIKAAGLSDRVTIIEGDIFQLDKITDKFDYVLAEAILTMQSDAGKAKTLSGIRNCLKPGGKFLSHEMFVRDNAEQVRKSLSKSIRVNANPLTVSEWSTACKVAGLTLQQQQTGKMGLLDLDRMIRDEGLLGTVKIISNILTKPSLRHRVKKMRRSFQQQGKNIGYIVFTSSVIGH from the coding sequence ATGATAACTACTCTTAATTTTGCTACCGCACCTGGTCATCAAGTATTAGCAGCAGCAGGAAAAAAAATTCTGCGTCCTGGAGGAAAAGCAGCCACAGAACAACTATTTACTTGGGCTAATTTTCAATCGGGAGAAACGGTATTAGAATTAGCAGCAAGCTTTGGCGAAAGTGCTATTGAAATAGCTAAAAGATTTAATGTTCGCGTTGTCGGAATTGAGAAAAACCCCGATAGCGTGGCTAAAGCGAAGGAAAATATTAAAGCTGCGGGACTATCAGACCGAGTAACTATTATTGAAGGAGATATCTTTCAGTTAGATAAGATTACAGACAAGTTCGATTATGTCTTGGCTGAAGCAATCCTTACCATGCAGTCGGACGCAGGAAAAGCCAAAACTTTATCAGGAATTAGAAACTGTCTTAAACCAGGGGGGAAGTTTCTTTCCCATGAAATGTTTGTCCGCGATAACGCCGAACAAGTGCGTAAAAGCTTATCTAAATCTATTCGAGTCAATGCTAATCCTTTAACTGTCTCGGAGTGGTCAACAGCTTGTAAAGTTGCAGGTTTAACCTTACAGCAACAGCAAACAGGAAAAATGGGATTACTCGATCTCGATCGCATGATAAGGGATGAAGGTTTATTGGGAACAGTAAAAATTATCTCGAATATTTTAACTAAACCCAGTCTGCGTCACAGAGTCAAAAAGATGCGCCGTAGTTTTCAACAGCAGGGAAAAAATATCGGTTATATCGTTTTTACGTCATCAGTCATTGGTCATTAG
- a CDS encoding helix-turn-helix domain-containing protein — protein MTTGQFIRQINLETQSLLKRIYRQSSHHQVRQRSHCLLLKNQGVNIKQLKAIFQVSEKTLYNWFNAWESKGLVGLYNQPGRGRKATFNPEQIKQIKEWASSHPQQLKQVRQKIQEKWNITVKWMEIDSYKDWQSLVDSVETMLREFGQKYVINFV, from the coding sequence ATGACAACAGGTCAATTTATTCGTCAGATTAATTTGGAAACTCAAAGCTTATTAAAGCGAATCTATCGGCAAAGTAGTCATCATCAAGTACGCCAACGTTCTCACTGTTTACTCCTCAAAAATCAAGGAGTAAACATTAAGCAATTGAAAGCAATTTTCCAAGTCAGTGAAAAAACTTTATACAACTGGTTTAATGCTTGGGAGTCAAAAGGGTTAGTTGGACTTTACAATCAACCAGGAAGAGGGCGAAAAGCAACTTTTAATCCAGAGCAAATAAAACAAATAAAAGAATGGGCAAGTTCTCATCCTCAGCAATTAAAGCAAGTTAGACAAAAAATTCAAGAAAAATGGAATATTACAGTTAAGTGGATGGAAATTGATTCTTACAAAGACTGGCAAAGTTTAGTTGATTCTGTGGAAACAATGCTTCGGGAATTTGGTCAAAAATATGTAATTAATTTTGTCTAA
- a CDS encoding nucleoside deaminase, with protein sequence MTHEKFMREALIEAKKGDLPYGAVIVKDNEIVMRGYNTAQTDNDVSAHAELNILRAFTKQYSYSLDALSGYTLYATGEPCPMCAAACVWAGVSTVVFGASIEQISNLGLDQLKSFDLPCKTVVAKGFQNIEVVGGILAEECLELFKQL encoded by the coding sequence ATGACTCACGAAAAATTTATGCGCGAAGCTTTAATCGAAGCAAAAAAAGGCGACTTACCCTATGGTGCTGTAATCGTTAAAGATAATGAAATTGTGATGCGCGGTTATAATACCGCCCAAACAGATAACGATGTTTCCGCACACGCCGAACTTAATATTTTACGAGCTTTTACCAAACAGTATAGTTATTCTCTAGATGCTTTATCTGGTTATACTCTTTATGCTACTGGCGAACCATGTCCGATGTGTGCAGCAGCCTGTGTTTGGGCAGGAGTTTCTACGGTGGTTTTTGGTGCATCTATAGAACAGATAAGTAATTTGGGACTAGACCAGCTTAAATCTTTCGATCTGCCCTGTAAAACCGTCGTTGCCAAAGGTTTTCAGAATATAGAAGTTGTGGGTGGTATTCTAGCTGAAGAATGTTTGGAGTTGTTTAAACAGTTATAA